A window of the Helianthus annuus cultivar XRQ/B chromosome 4, HanXRQr2.0-SUNRISE, whole genome shotgun sequence genome harbors these coding sequences:
- the LOC110933666 gene encoding zinc finger MYM-type protein 1-like has product MAPKQASGWQKRQKRERVDELVKSQAGAMQKFLAPNPPTVNVENQQEDFEVELEVEQEQEQEQEQQQERVEVEDEEERVEVEDVAKQQENVEKQQERVDIFDPRRWEGLNAHELKVLVAKGPKRDTSIEFGPLNQYNRRFSATIYTRTLSNLEKCDREWLVYSKELDKMFCFCCKVFRTGAPKGNGNFLGIIEMLEKFDPVIKEHVRQIISGDLHVHYLGRNIQNEIILLLADEIKKELIKNIKEAKYYLIILDCTPDSSHQEQMTIIVRYVKISSNSVIVEESFLGFLNANDTTGKGLFEVTCAELKSLGLEIGDMRGQGYDNGANMKGSRQGVQTRFLKENPKAFYTPCGSHSLNLILCDMANSCVKGKRFFGHIQRIYTIFGNSANRWQILKDNVKGWSLKPLSQTRWESRFESVKAIKLQLADLREALLQVGETDNDAAIADEAISLAERELSEFDFLLSIVIWYEVLNQVNLVSKKLEAKDMHLEIAIQEINNLIKYFKEYRENGFSKAIDEAREIASEMDIDPIFIQKRIIKRKKRNDESSSSEEVAFTVEENFRLRNIKDEDLKSSCYRLEDALKFEGSSDIDAEALYMELNLFRASLTNKFSDPVDVLEHMKEDDYFPEACIAYRILLTIPVTMASAERSFSKLKLLKSYLRSTMSQDRLSGLAMIAIKNEVLDNINCEELIQQFAMKNARRAARIIG; this is encoded by the exons ATGGCTCCTAAACAAGCTTCCGGATGGCAAAAACGTCAAAAAAGGGAACGAGTGGATGAATTGGTGAAGTCTCAAGCCGGTGCTATGCAAAAGTTTTTGGCCCCTAATCCACCTACAGTTAATGTTGAAAATCAACAAGAAGACTTTGAAGTAGAATTAGAAGtagaacaagaacaagaacaagaacaagaacaacaacaagaacGTGTGGAAGTAGAAGACGAGGAGGAACGTGTGGAAGTAGAAGACGTTGCTAAGCAACAAGAAAATGTTGAAAAGCAACAAGAACGTGTGGACATATTTGATCCAAGAAGGTGGGAAGGACTTAATGCGCATGAGCTTAAGGTATTGGTAGCGAAAGGTCCTAAAAGAGATACTAGTATAGAGTTTGGTCCACTTAATCAATATAATAGACGATTTTCGGCAACTATTTATACAAGAACATTATCAAATTTGGAGAAGTGTGACAGAGAATGGCTAGTATATTCAAAAGAGCTAGATAAgatgttttgtttttgttgtaaAGTGTTTAGAACTGGGGCTCCTAAAG GTAATGGAAATTTCTTGGGTATCATAGAGATGTTGGAAAAGTTTGATCCGGTCATCAAAGAGCATGTGCGGCAGATCATTAGTGGAGATCTTCATGTGCATTATCTTGGACGCAACATCCAAAATGAGATTATACTTTTGCTTGCTGATGAAATTAAAAAAGAACTCATCAAGAACATAAAAGAAGCAAAGTACTACTTAATCATACTAGATTGTACACCCGATTCAAGTCACCAAGAACAGATGACGATCATAGTGAGGTATGTAAAGATATCATCTAATTCTGTTATTGTTGAGGAGTCTTTTTTGGGGTTTTTGAATGCTAATGATACCACTGGGAAAGGGCTATTTGAGGTTACTTGTGCGGAGTTAAAATCTCTTGGTCTTGAAATTGGTGACATGCGTGGCCAAGGGTATGACAATGGGGCAAACATGAAAGGGTCACGCCAAGGAGTCCAAACtagatttttaaaagaaaatcctAAAGCATTTTACACTCCTTGTGGTAGTCATTCACTTAACCTTATATTATGTGATATGGCAAATAGTTGTGTTAAAGGAAAGAGGTTTTTTGGACACATCCAACGTATTTATACTATTTTTGGAAATTCTGCTAATCGTTGGCAAATTTTGAAAGACAATGTGAAAGGTTGGAGTCTTAAGCCTTTGTCTCAGACTCGTTGGGAAAGTCGTTTTGAGAGTGTTAAGGCTATCAAATTGCAACTTGCCGATTTACGGGAAGCTTTGCTTCAAGTCGGAGAAACAGATAACGATGCTGCAATTGCAGATGAAGCAATATCTTTAGCAGAAAGAGAACTTAGTGAATTTGATTTTTTGTTATCAATTGTCATATGGTATGAAGTGTTAAATCAGGTGAATCTTGTGAGCAAAAAATTAGAAGCAAAGGATATGCATCTTGAAATTGCTATTCAAGAAATAAACAATTTGATTAAGTACTTTAAGGAGTATAGAGAAAATGGCTTTTCAAAAGCGATTGATGAAGCTAGAGAGATTGCAAGTGAAATGGATATTGATCCGATATTTATACAAAAACGTATAattaaaaggaaaaaaagaaaTGATGAGAGTTCAAGTAGCGAAGAAGTTGCATTTACAGTTGAAGAGAATTTCAGA TTGAGGAATATTAAAGATGAAGATCTCAAGTCGTCTTGTTATCGTCTTGAAGATGCACTCAAGTTTGAAGGGAGCTCAGATATTGATGCCGAGGCACTATATATGGAGCTTAATTTATTTCGTGCATCACTAACCAATAAATTTAGCGACCCTGTAGATGTTTTGGAGCATATGAAAGAAGATGATTATTTCCCAGAAGCATGCATTGCATATAGAATATTGTTAACTATTCCAGTCACTATGGCATCTGCAGAAAGAAGTTTTTCAAAGTTGAAGTTGTTAAAATCTTACTTACGATCTACAATGTCTCAAGATAGACTTAGTGGGTTGGCGATGATAGCTATCAAGAACGAAGTCTTAGATAATATAAATTGTGAAGAGTTGATCCAACAATTTGCTATGAAGAACGCAAGGAGGGCTGCACGAATCATTGGTTAG